The Neodiprion virginianus isolate iyNeoVirg1 chromosome 5, iyNeoVirg1.1, whole genome shotgun sequence genome contains a region encoding:
- the LOC124305297 gene encoding aspartate aminotransferase, mitochondrial-like, whose translation MVFLSSESWWSHVSAAPPDVMLQSGEAYTRDRHPEKVDLTAGVYRDDSGNPWVLPCVRQAEKKLAAKNLDKEYLPIDGFPDFCLNSTKLVLGEDSELLAEGRVAMIQAVGGTGGLRVTLEFMSQFYRGVNEIWSSDPTYGAYEGVLRHFKSVKKYRYYDYHKKCLDFTGFLEDIGRMPEGSIILLQPSAHNPSGVDPTLEQWAEISGALKKRRIYPIIDVAHLGLAKGDTEQDSASVRLFARDGHQFTIVQTYSKSLGLYGERVGSLSFVTASADEAARVRSQLKIIMREMYSCPPVNGVRIANEIFADPDLKKQWIKDLKTMTDRINSSRKALKEHLDKTGTKLNWDHVTNQVGMCCFSGLTLEQVKRLGNEHHVYVSVDGRIAVARITPGNVERVARALHEVTK comes from the exons ATGGTGTTTCTCTCGAG TGAATCCTGGTGGAGTCATGTGTCCGCTGCTCCTCCGGACGTGATGCTGCAAAGCGGGGAAGCTTACACGAGGGATCGACATCCTGAAAAGGTGGATCTGACCGCTGGCGTCTATCGAGATGATTCAGGGAATCCGTGGGTGCTGCCTTGCGTTCGCCAG GCCGAGAAGAAACTGGCAGCGAAGAACCTCGACAAGGAGTATCTGCCCATTGACGGTTTCCCGGACTTCTGCTTGAACAGCACCAAGCTGGTGCTCGGCGAGGACTCGGAGCTGTTGGCTGAGGGCAGA GTCGCGATGATCCAAGCAGTTGGTGGCACTGGCGGACTTCGTGTCACACTAGAATTCATGTCCCAATTTTACAGAGGTGTTAATGAAATATGGTCCAGTGATCCGACCTACGGTGCTTACGAGGGGGTTCTGCGACATTTTAAATCCGTTAAAAAATACCGCTACTACGATTATCACAAGAAATGTCTCGACTTCACTGGGTTCCTTGAAGACATCGGG CGAATGCCAGAGGGATCGATTATCTTGCTTCAACCCTCCGCGCACAATCCCAGCGGCGTGGATCCGACTCTGGAACAATGGGCTGAAATATCGGGGGCGTTGAAGAAAAGGCGAATTTATCCAATTATCGATGTGGCTCACCTTGGCTTGGCAAAGG GTGACACAGAACAGGACTCTGCTTCCGTAAGGCTGTTCGCCCGAGATGGTCACCAGTTTACAATAGTACAGACCTATTCCAAGAGCCTCGGACTTTACG GGGAACGCGTCGGTTCCTTGAGCTTTGTCACTGCCAGTGCAGATGAAGCGGCCAGAGTGAGATCCCAGTTGAAGATCATCATGCGCGAGATGTACTCCTGCCCCCCTGTAAACGGTGTCAGAATTGCTAACGAGATCTTCGCCGATCCTGATCTAAAAAAGCAGTGGATCAAGGACCTGAAGACTATGACAGACAGGATAAACTCCTCTCGAAAGGCGCTCAAGGAACACCTAGATAAAACTGGCACGAAATTAAACTGGGATCACGTTACCAATCAAGTCGGAATGTGTTGTTTCAGTGGGTTGACTTTAGAACAG GTGAAAAGATTGGGCAACGAACATCACGTTTACGTGTCGGTGGACGGTCGGATTGCAGTGGCTCGTATAACTCCTGGAAATGTGGAACGCGTCGCCAGAGCATTGCACGAAGTTACCAAATGA
- the LOC124305173 gene encoding aspartate aminotransferase, mitochondrial-like isoform X1: protein MKDKSSPWWNHVEAGPPDLMLKIGEAYSQDPNTDKVDLSAGVYRDELGQPWVLPCVRQAEKKIAEKKLHKEYLPIDGSADFCLNSVKLVLGDDSELIKQGRIAAVQGVAGIGALRVWLEFFSKFHRGPNEVWISDPSYAAHAPILEHLGPVKMYRYYNYEKKCFDYEGVLQDISNMPEGSIILLHPSAHNPSGVDPSPEQWAGISRAIKKGRLFPLIDMAYQGLASGDLDEDATSVRIFARDGHQFALVQTYSKNLGLYGERVGSLSFVTASADEAARVRSQLKIIIRTMYSCPPVNGVRIANEIFTDPDLKRQWIKDLKTMTDRINSIRKALKNELDKTGTKLNWDHVTNQIGMFCFTGMTPEQVKRMREKYSVYASTDGRICMAGVNSRNVELVARALHDATK, encoded by the exons ATGAAAGAcaaaag CTCTCCGTGGTGGAATCACGTCGAGGCTGGGCCTCCGGATTTGATGTTGAAAATTGGCGAGGCCTACAGCCAAGATCCGAATACCGATAAGGTTGATCTCAGCGCGGGTGTCTATCGGGACGAATTGGGGCAACCATGGGTGTTGCCGTGCGTTCGTCAG gcggagaaaaaaatcgccgaAAAAAAACTCCACAAGGAATACCTTCCCATTGACGGTTCCGCGGACTTCTGTTTAAACAGCGTCAAGCTGGTGTTGGGAGATGATTCCGAGCTGATAAAGCAGGGGCGA ATTGCGGCGGTACAAGGAGTTGCCGGTATCGGAGCACTTCGCGTAtggttggaatttttttcaaaatttcacagagGCCCGAATGAGGTCTGGATCAGCGATCCAAGCTACGCTGCTCATGCGCCGATATTGGAGCATCTTGGACCGGTGAAAATGTACCGGTATTACAATTACGAAAAGAAATGCTTCGACTACGAGGGAGTTCTTCAAGACATATCG aATATGCCCGAAGGGTCGATTATCCTGCTTCATCCGTCCGCGCACAACCCCAGCGGTGTGGATCCGAGCCCGGAACAATGGGCGGGAATTTCAAGGGCGATAAAAAAGGGGCGATTATTTCCACTGATCGATATGGCGTACCAGGGCTTGGCAAGTG GCGACCTGGACGAGGACGCTACTTCCGTCAGGATTTTCGCTCGCGATGGCCACCAATTTGCACTCGTGCAGACCTATTCCAAGAACCTGGGACTTTACG GGGAACGCGTCGGTTCCTTGAGCTTTGTCACTGCCAGTGCGGATGAAGCTGCCAGAGTGAGATCCCAGCTGAAGATCATCATTCGTACGATGTACTCCTGTCCCCCTGTAAACGGTGTACGGATTGCGAACGAGATCTTCACCGATCCAGATCTAAAAAGGCAGTGGATCAAGGACCTGAAGACCATGACAGACAGGATAAACTCCATTCGAAAGGCGCTCAAGAATGAGTTGGATAAAACCGGCACGAAACTTAACTGGGATCACGTTACCAATCAGATTGGAATGTTTTGTTTCACGGGAATGACTCCGGAACAG gtcaAAAGAATGAGGGAGAAGTACAGTGTTTACGCATCGACAGACGGCCGGATATGTATGGCCGGTGTTAATTCCAGAAATGTCGAACTCGTTGCCAGAGCATTGCACGATGCTACAAAGTGA
- the LOC124305173 gene encoding aspartate aminotransferase, mitochondrial-like isoform X2 produces MLKIGEAYSQDPNTDKVDLSAGVYRDELGQPWVLPCVRQAEKKIAEKKLHKEYLPIDGSADFCLNSVKLVLGDDSELIKQGRIAAVQGVAGIGALRVWLEFFSKFHRGPNEVWISDPSYAAHAPILEHLGPVKMYRYYNYEKKCFDYEGVLQDISNMPEGSIILLHPSAHNPSGVDPSPEQWAGISRAIKKGRLFPLIDMAYQGLASGDLDEDATSVRIFARDGHQFALVQTYSKNLGLYGERVGSLSFVTASADEAARVRSQLKIIIRTMYSCPPVNGVRIANEIFTDPDLKRQWIKDLKTMTDRINSIRKALKNELDKTGTKLNWDHVTNQIGMFCFTGMTPEQVKRMREKYSVYASTDGRICMAGVNSRNVELVARALHDATK; encoded by the exons ATGTTGAAAATTGGCGAGGCCTACAGCCAAGATCCGAATACCGATAAGGTTGATCTCAGCGCGGGTGTCTATCGGGACGAATTGGGGCAACCATGGGTGTTGCCGTGCGTTCGTCAG gcggagaaaaaaatcgccgaAAAAAAACTCCACAAGGAATACCTTCCCATTGACGGTTCCGCGGACTTCTGTTTAAACAGCGTCAAGCTGGTGTTGGGAGATGATTCCGAGCTGATAAAGCAGGGGCGA ATTGCGGCGGTACAAGGAGTTGCCGGTATCGGAGCACTTCGCGTAtggttggaatttttttcaaaatttcacagagGCCCGAATGAGGTCTGGATCAGCGATCCAAGCTACGCTGCTCATGCGCCGATATTGGAGCATCTTGGACCGGTGAAAATGTACCGGTATTACAATTACGAAAAGAAATGCTTCGACTACGAGGGAGTTCTTCAAGACATATCG aATATGCCCGAAGGGTCGATTATCCTGCTTCATCCGTCCGCGCACAACCCCAGCGGTGTGGATCCGAGCCCGGAACAATGGGCGGGAATTTCAAGGGCGATAAAAAAGGGGCGATTATTTCCACTGATCGATATGGCGTACCAGGGCTTGGCAAGTG GCGACCTGGACGAGGACGCTACTTCCGTCAGGATTTTCGCTCGCGATGGCCACCAATTTGCACTCGTGCAGACCTATTCCAAGAACCTGGGACTTTACG GGGAACGCGTCGGTTCCTTGAGCTTTGTCACTGCCAGTGCGGATGAAGCTGCCAGAGTGAGATCCCAGCTGAAGATCATCATTCGTACGATGTACTCCTGTCCCCCTGTAAACGGTGTACGGATTGCGAACGAGATCTTCACCGATCCAGATCTAAAAAGGCAGTGGATCAAGGACCTGAAGACCATGACAGACAGGATAAACTCCATTCGAAAGGCGCTCAAGAATGAGTTGGATAAAACCGGCACGAAACTTAACTGGGATCACGTTACCAATCAGATTGGAATGTTTTGTTTCACGGGAATGACTCCGGAACAG gtcaAAAGAATGAGGGAGAAGTACAGTGTTTACGCATCGACAGACGGCCGGATATGTATGGCCGGTGTTAATTCCAGAAATGTCGAACTCGTTGCCAGAGCATTGCACGATGCTACAAAGTGA